Within the Thalassophryne amazonica chromosome 19, fThaAma1.1, whole genome shotgun sequence genome, the region TTCCCCAACACCAGTCAGTTACAGATTTGTGGGGACCCAGGGGGATGTGTAATGTCCTGGTGACTCTTGTTATTGTTATGGGGTATATACACATCATCCGGTCCATCTGTCTGTGAAATTTGTAAGCGTAACTCGTCCTAAAGCactttatggatttcagtgaaacttcacgcAAAGGTAGCccaccatgtgaagatgtgcatgaaggaaaataattccagtccaACATTGTCAAGATAATTTAACTGATGCATCACATGACACTTACATTGTAAGTACAACTCCTCGTAGACTGTTAGGTgcatttcagtgaaacttcacacaatATGTAGATGTGCAggaaggaaaataattttggtcTGCTATCTTCAAGGAGAGATAATTTGTCTTTTATGTTTAATTGGTGGATTAGAATGTATGATATTGATCTTGTAAGTGCAGGTCTTCCTAAACTGCTTTGTGGATTTACAAAGTGGTAGCACAACATATGaatatgtgcatgaaggaaaatagttTTGGTCCATTGTCTTCAAGTTGAGATAATTGGACTTtgggtgttttattttttgtttgttttaatacatCATATTCATCAATTAGTTTGTTAGTTCAAGTGTTTCAACACAAAAGCTTGACGACCACTGATGTATAACGCATCCAAGCAAGCAGTATGGCAGATTGGGGCAGGGCCTTTAGATTTTGAATAATCCCAAAggctacaaaaaaataaaatgtgattttaaaaaatcacaagttATGTTCCAGGCCAGACTTAAAGTTACCACCTAGGTGTGTGAAAATCAGATACTTTTTAAGTTACCATAAAGTTAAAATGTATCACTCTGATGAAGTCAGTCCTTAGCAGAAGGCATACCAGAAGCTCGGTCTGAATCATACCTTGGCATAATGTGTTGTGTGATTGTCTTAGGGCTCTGAAGCTGGGTTATCTCACTCAAGATATGATCGATGACTATGAACCAGCACTGATGTTTACAATTCCTAGACTTGCCATTGTGTGGTAAGTGGTTGCTTCTCTTGCCTGTTGTTCTATCCTCCTCTTTTCTACTATTTCTTACTTTTAACAGATACTTAAAAATATTTTTAGTGGGCTGGTTGTGTATTCAGAAGGACCTCTAAACTTGGACCGAAAATCAGAGGACATGTCTGAGCTCTTCCGGCCTTTTCGCACTTTACTGAAGAAAATCAGGTACAGATGATAAATACCAAACAAATCCACACAATGCAGAATACAGACACGGTGTCAAACTGTTATATTCACCACTATGTCTATATTACAAACATGCTTCTCCAGGGACCTGCTTCAGACCCTGACAGAGGAAGAATTGTTGACACTGGAGAGGAACCTTTGTATCTCCCAGGATGGAGAGTTACAGACAGAGCAGGGGTTGTCCACAAGCACCATACCAGCACCAGTCCAAAATAACCACTCATCCTGTGGCCCCACTAGTAATGTTTCAAATGGCGAGAGTGAGGAGCCACCAGAGCATCTGGCTCTGTTTGTCTGTCCCAGTCAGGAGGAGGAAGTAGGGGAAGTTGAAAAGAGCTGGGGAAACGAGGTGGAAACTAAGAGTGGGGAGGAGGAGCATGATGAGGGGCTGTTTTGTGAAGAGGCAGAGGAGGCTGAGCTGGCTTGCTCCATGCAGTATGATGAGGAGGAACTGGAGCAGCTCAACATGATGGTCTACCGTGTGGGAGATGAGATGTCCACATTACTGTCACCTCCCAGTCAGGGCCAGTCCCCAGCACACATCCGCAACAGACCAGAGGCAGGACGCTCCAGTGGGGCTTCCAGCACTGAGGTGTCTCCTCTTAGGCTCCTGAGAGGCAGAGGAAGGACAGGCATCAATGTAGAGGAGGAGGACAGGGTCTTTTTCATGGAGGATCTGGATGCAGCAGGAGACAACAGCACCAGCATCTCAAAAGAGGCCTGTAATTTTGTTGCTTCACCCTCCAAAGGACTGGAATCTGCTTGTCCTGTTCAGCATAAGCCGGGACTACAATCAGACTGTGTGAGAAAAGGCTGGTGCACTGAAGCATCAATAGAACAGCCTTGCCCACAGCCTCGCAGCCAGAATCCACAGTGTCTCAGTGTAAAGCACTCACAATGCACTTCTGTGCCCAGCTCTGAACCGCTGCCTTATACCAATGGGTGGGAGATGGGTTTGGAAGGGACTGCATCTGAAACCGCCGAGGTCATTGCCCACCGTATGGGTGGGATGAAGCTGTCTGCCACAGTCATCTTCAACCCACACTCTCCAAGCTTGACAGAGCTGACTGTGGACAAGCTGCTGCTGCCGCCACCTGCGCCTTCTGAGGTTGAGCCCTGCGGCCCCCTGGTGGCCACTCACTGCTTGCTTAATTCCTGCGTCTGCTGTGGCAGCTGCGAGGATGGCCACGATGATCCGATCAATACGGAGAACACTGGGCTCGGATTAGGACTTGCTCTGGGGTTGGACAAACACTGTATGACTCCAGCGTCAAGCGCCGTCATCCAGTCTTCAGCTTGTCGGCTGCCTCCCCAATGCCATGAGCCCCATGGAAAAGCAGACCTCTCCAAATTGACGCCACCATCTTCCCGGCATCTTGTAGAGTCTCTGGAAGAGGAAAGAAATTCCCATCTCGGCGATAAGTGCCTGGTGGTCGCTCCGGGTCCAAGGCATCATGCTCAGGACTGCAGAGGGGATGGGCCCTCTTCCTGCAACCACCAACTGAGGACTGAAAAGACGCAGCAGGCCATTGGAAGCCAACAGTGGGACAATAACACGGATAAGGACAAGACTGAAAACAAAGACTCCAAGATGGACAACAACAGGAATGGCAGGCAGAGCTCCAggtgtattattttattgtaataaatttagttattcttttatttataattattattgtaacagtctgtaATTAGTTTCCTTTGGAGGATATTTCCGCTCTACTCAGCCTACCCCCTTTTAATTTCTTCATATTTCATCATATCTTTTAATTTATTCTGTTGctgtcattatttttattttgcttcCTCATGTACATTTTTCCCCTTTTTGGTTGTTTCTAGTTCACAGAACTCCCCCTACAGCTCAGATAGTGACTGTGAGAGTGTGTCAGTCACCACATGTAGTCTGTCAAGCAGTGCATATAGTCCCAGGTACAGTAACTAATGACCCGTGAGTGTATATTAGTGTCGCATTACTCTCTTTTGTTTTCTGGCAACACTCTGATAAGAACTGAACGCAGAATTCCCTTTCCGACATGCTAAGAAAACATTTGTAATGACTTCAGACCACAGCTTCTTTTAAAGACTATAACTACTATCGTTCATGCTGTTGATTTTAAATTGCAGATTTTTAGGAATGTTGAAGTCCACAATCATAGTAATATAATAGTGGTTTCCTGGTTATTTGTAATGTGCCTGCAAACATTCACTAAACAGTCACATGGGCCgtttctgcagttttttttttgtttttttataagaGTGGGGGAATATTTTGGGAGTGGATTGTACATTATCCCACCACCCCATCCCAAAGTTGTATTCAGTGGCTGTCGTTGAATCAGTTTCAAAGTAAATTGTTGCCGGTGAAGTTTGTGTTGAATGTATGAAGAACGCATCTGCATGTGAAAATTTGAGACATGACCATCTTTGGCCATCTCACCCGACAGCCCTGTCAGCAGTCTGACCCCCAGCTCAGGGACATTAGAAGAAGTGGACCATCAAGAGATCCAGCAAGCCCTGGAAGATGCCAGGATGGCTGCCAGGAACAAAATCCGATCACGTTTCCACAGCAGTAGTGACCTCATCCACCGTCTCTTTGTTTGTATATCAGGTAAATCCCCAACCTGTCTCGGTCACTCcctgtctttctgtctttcttcCGTGATGTT harbors:
- the zfyve28 gene encoding lateral signaling target protein 2 homolog isoform X2, with the translated sequence MNRFRKWLYKPKRTDPQLLAQFYYADEELNQVATELDSLDGRKDPQRCTLLVNQFRSCQDNVLNIINQIMDECIPNDRANRDFCVKFPEEIRHDNLAGQLWFGAECLAAGSIIMNREIESIAMRPLAKDLTRSLEEVRSITRDQALRDLNLYTDRMKDALRHFDSLFAEFELSYVSAMVPVKSPKEYYVQQEVIVLFCETVERALKLGYLTQDMIDDYEPALMFTIPRLAIVCGLVVYSEGPLNLDRKSEDMSELFRPFRTLLKKIRDLLQTLTEEELLTLERNLCISQDGELQTEQGLSTSTIPAPVQNNHSSCGPTSNVSNGESEEPPEHLALFVCPSQEEEVGEVEKSWGNEVETKSGEEEHDEGLFCEEAEEAELACSMQYDEEELEQLNMMVYRVGDEMSTLLSPPSQGQSPAHIRNRPEAGRSSGASSTEVSPLRLLRGRGRTGINVEEEDRVFFMEDLDAAGDNSTSISKEACNFVASPSKGLESACPVQHKPGLQSDCVRKGWCTEASIEQPCPQPRSQNPQCLSVKHSQCTSVPSSEPLPYTNGWEMGLEGTASETAEVIAHRMGGMKLSATVIFNPHSPSLTELTVDKLLLPPPAPSEVEPCGPLVATHCLLNSCVCCGSCEDGHDDPINTENTGLGLGLALGLDKHCMTPASSAVIQSSACRLPPQCHEPHGKADLSKLTPPSSRHLVESLEEERNSHLGDKCLVVAPGPRHHAQDCRGDGPSSCNHQLRTEKTQQAIGSQQWDNNTDKDKTENKDSKMDNNRNGRQSSSSQNSPYSSDSDCESVSVTTCSLSSSAYSPSPVSSLTPSSGTLEEVDHQEIQQALEDARMAARNKIRSRFHSSSDLIHRLFVCISGVADQLQTNYASDLRSILKTLFEVMATKCDQKATDNEKKGPVLRSAMLENCALCQEAIPSSELAAKAREGQFEDPPEWVPDDACNSCIACKAPFTVIRRKHHCRSCGKIFCSRCSSHSAPLPRYGQVKPVRVCTHCYMFHVTPFYSDKANI
- the zfyve28 gene encoding lateral signaling target protein 2 homolog isoform X1, which codes for MNRFRKWLYKPKRTDPQLLAQFYYADEELNQVATELDSLDGRKDPQRCTLLVNQFRSCQDNVLNIINQIMDECIPNDRANRDFCVKFPEEIRHDNLAGQLWFGAECLAAGSIIMNREIESIAMRPLAKDLTRSLEEVRSITRDQALRDLNLYTDRMKDALRHFDSLFAEFELSYVSAMVPVKSPKEYYVQQEVIVLFCETVERALKLGYLTQDMIDDYEPALMFTIPRLAIVCGLVVYSEGPLNLDRKSEDMSELFRPFRTLLKKIRDLLQTLTEEELLTLERNLCISQDGELQTEQGLSTSTIPAPVQNNHSSCGPTSNVSNGESEEPPEHLALFVCPSQEEEVGEVEKSWGNEVETKSGEEEHDEGLFCEEAEEAELACSMQYDEEELEQLNMMVYRVGDEMSTLLSPPSQGQSPAHIRNRPEAGRSSGASSTEVSPLRLLRGRGRTGINVEEEDRVFFMEDLDAAGDNSTSISKEACNFVASPSKGLESACPVQHKPGLQSDCVRKGWCTEASIEQPCPQPRSQNPQCLSVKHSQCTSVPSSEPLPYTNGWEMGLEGTASETAEVIAHRMGGMKLSATVIFNPHSPSLTELTVDKLLLPPPAPSEVEPCGPLVATHCLLNSCVCCGSCEDGHDDPINTENTGLGLGLALGLDKHCMTPASSAVIQSSACRLPPQCHEPHGKADLSKLTPPSSRHLVESLEEERNSHLGDKCLVVAPGPRHHAQDCRGDGPSSCNHQLRTEKTQQAIGSQQWDNNTDKDKTENKDSKMDNNRNGRQSSSSQNSPYSSDSDCESVSVTTCSLSSSAYSPSPVSSLTPSSGTLEEVDHQEIQQALEDARMAARNKIRSRFHSSSDLIHRLFVCISGVADQLQTNYASDLRSILKTLFEVMATKCDQKATDNEKKAGPVLRSAMLENCALCQEAIPSSELAAKAREGQFEDPPEWVPDDACNSCIACKAPFTVIRRKHHCRSCGKIFCSRCSSHSAPLPRYGQVKPVRVCTHCYMFHVTPFYSDKANI
- the zfyve28 gene encoding lateral signaling target protein 2 homolog isoform X3, yielding MNRFRKWLYKPKRTDPQLLAQFYYADEELNQVATELDSLDGRKDPQRCTLLVNQFRSCQDNVLNIINQIMDECIPNDRANRDFCVKFPEEIRHDNLAGQLWFGAECLAAGSIIMNREIESIAMRPLAKDLTRSLEEVRSITRDQALRDLNLYTDRMKDALRHFDSLFAEFELSYVSAMVPVKSPKEYYVQQEVIVLFCETVERALKLGYLTQDMIDDYEPALMFTIPRLAIVCGLVVYSEGPLNLDRKSEDMSELFRPFRTLLKKIRDLLQTLTEEELLTLERNLCISQDGELQTEQGLSTSTIPAPVQNNHSSCGPTSNVSNGESEEPPEHLALFVCPSQEEEVGEVEKSWGNEVETKSGEEEHDEGLFCEEAEEAELACSMQYDEEELEQLNMMVYRVGDEMSTLLSPPSQGQSPAHIRNRPEAGRSSGASSTEVSPLRLLRGRGRTGINVEEEDRVFFMEDLDAAGDNSTSISKEACNFVASPSKGLESACPVQHKPGLQSDCVRKGWCTEASIEQPCPQPRSQNPQCLSVKHSQCTSVPSSEPLPYTNGWEMGLEGTASETAEVIAHRMGGMKLSATVIFNPHSPSLTELTVDKLLLPPPAPSEVEPCGPLVATHCLLNSCVCCGSCEDGHDDPINTENTGLGLGLALGLDKHCMTPASSAVIQSSACRLPPQCHEPHGKADLSKLTPPSSRHLVESLEEERNSHLGDKCLVVAPGPRHHAQDCRGDGPSSCNHQLRTEKTQQAIGSQQWDNNTDKDKTENKDSKMDNNRNGRQSSSPVSSLTPSSGTLEEVDHQEIQQALEDARMAARNKIRSRFHSSSDLIHRLFVCISGVADQLQTNYASDLRSILKTLFEVMATKCDQKATDNEKKAGPVLRSAMLENCALCQEAIPSSELAAKAREGQFEDPPEWVPDDACNSCIACKAPFTVIRRKHHCRSCGKIFCSRCSSHSAPLPRYGQVKPVRVCTHCYMFHVTPFYSDKANI